The DNA window CGCGTTCTCCGAGTAGATCGTCGCAAAGGCAAGCCGCTTGCCGTCGGGCGACCAGGAGCCGCCGGATTGCATGCGTCCCGGCGTGCCAGCCATCAGCAGGATGTCGCCGCTCCCATCGGCGTTGATCACGTGCAGCCCGCGCTGGTCGGCGCTGCCCGACTCGTAGGCGATGCGCGTTCCGTCCGGCGACCAGGAGGCCACCACGACCGACGAATCGGCGTTGAGCCTCGTGATCGCGCCCGTGCCGAGGTCGATCGTGCAAAGCCCCTCAGCGCCATTGTGCGAGCAGCGCGTTGCCATGCGCCGCGCGTCCGGCGAGATAGCAAAGCCGCCTGAGCCGGGCCATCCCAGCGGCAGGCGCGTCACCCGGCTGCCGTCCGCTTTCACCGTATAGAACTGATCTGACAATACCAGGAGCCGACCCGGCAGCCCCGGATTGCTGTGGCGGATGAATGGTACGCGCGCCTCGTTGCCCAGCAGGCCAAGCAGCACCTTGTACTGATCGGGCTGATCAGGATGCCACTCGAAGCGGCCACGCTCGAACCACTGGGTCAGCACCCGATCGCCGCTGCTGTTCGTCTCCATGCGCGGCTCCGTCAGCGGCAGACCAAACAGCGCCAGGCTTTCGGCGTACGAGACGCCGCGCCGCCCATCGAACTCCAGGCCATGCGTTTGCCAGTAGGTCTTGAACCCGATGCCGGACGCCTGATTACAGACGGCGTGCTGTGTCTCCGCGAACCAGAGACAATCCGGCTGCGGGCCGCTGCCCCTGGGCTCAGTCTGCCAATCGATGTTCATCTTGCGCAGCACGTCGGCACCCAGGCGGCCCAAAAGCACATCGTAGGGACGCGGATTCTCCGGGTGTAGCTCGAAGCGGCCACGCTCAAACCACTGGGTCACAAATGACCTGCCCAGGTCAACGTTATACTCCCCGGCCATCGGTCGGACAGGATACCCGAAGACCGGCAGGCCGCCGTTCTGCTCCCAGTATGCGAGGAAGCGGCCTTCGAGGCACTGGCCTGTTTCTTGGAAGCAGCGCGGCCCCGGTGCCGCTGCCGCCGACATCGGCAGACCGGCGAAGACCAGCGCCAGCGCCAGCGTCGCCTGTAGCCGGTAAAAGATTCGTCGCATTGCACTCCTCCCATCACTCCTGTTGCATTGGACAGCCGAGCACATTGTAGCGCCGCGCTCTGAGGAATCATATGGAACACGTCGATCAGGATGGTTGCAGATCAATGATAATCCTTATACGATGCGCGGTCCTGGTGTTGCTAGGCTTCGTTATCGTACGTGCTATCCAGCGCCGCGGAGAGTGAGGATCGGCATGAGCCTGCGCCACAATCGCCGCCGCTTCCTGCGCATGGGGGGATCAAGCATCGTGGCCCTCGTATGCGCGGCCTGCTCCGGCAAGCATAGCCAGGGGGATACATCGATGAGAAGGAACAGACCGCACCAGACCGCACAGGGTCGTCTGCACGCGCGGCCAGCGGAGCCGCAGCAGACCGCGCCGCATGGCCTCCATCCGCTGGGCCTGGATGCTGGCCGCGACGGCCTGCTGTATGTGCCTGCCACGTACCAGGCGGATCGCTCGATGCCCCTGGTGGTGATGCTGCACGGCGCGGGTGGCAACGCCCGGCATGGCCTTGCGCCGCTGCGTGAGCTGGCCGATACGACGGGGCTGATCCTGCTCGCGCCCGAAGCCCGACGCCAGACCTGGGATGTGCTCTTTGGTCAGTACGGCCCCGACATTCGCTTCATCGACCAGGCGTTGCAACAGACCTTTAGCCGGTACGCGATCGATCCGGCGCGCCTCGCGATCGGCGGCTTCTCCGATGGAGCGTCCTACGCGCTCTCGGTCGGCATCACCAACGGCGATCTCTTCACCCATATCATCGCCTTCTCGCCCGGCTTTATGGTCCCGGATGAGCAGCGGGGCATGCCGCGCCTGTTCATCTCACACGGCATCCACGACGATGTTCTGCCGATCGACAGGTGCAGCCGCCGGATCGTGCCGCAGCTTGAGCAGGCCGGCTACGATGTGCGGTATCATGAGTTCGACGGCCCGCACACCGTCCCGCTGGAGATCGCCCGCGAGGCGGTGGCGTGGTTTACTGCCTGACAGAGACGAGCTTTTCACACACTCGATGAATCCGCGCGTCGCGGAAAGGCACTATACTAGAGCCTAGCGATACCACAGCGACTCGCGACCGATGAACATGCTGAAGAAAGAGACGATCGACGATTATCATGTCCAACCAACCAGATGCAGCCAGCCGCGCGCCTGAGCCGATCTACCACCAGCGCTGCGCCCAATTTGCCGAGCGCCGCGCCCACTATGCGCGGCTCAGCAGCCGCATGGCGAACGTCAGCATCACGCTGGTCGTCGCGGCGCTCGCCTGTGTCGGCGTCGGGCTGTGGCGCGATCTGCCGATCCTGTTCGGAGCTGCCGCGATGGGTGCCGTCGGCTTTGTTCTGTCGTTCGCCTATCACACACAGATCGATCGCCACCACCAGCGCTACGACGAGCTGTGGTCGATCAACGACGAGGCCTTCCGGCGGCTGCGGCGCGACTGGAAGACGCTTCCGTTGCGACAGCCCGCCAGCATCACCGGCGATACCCACTACGCCGCCGATCTCGATACGCTGGGCCACGCCTCGCTGCAACATCTGCTCAATACCGCCTACACGCCCACGGGGCAGATGACGTTGCAGCGCTGGCTGCTTGAGCCCGCCGCTCCCGCCGAGATCCGCGCGCGCCAGGCGGCGGTCGTTGAGCTTGCGCCGCTGCTCGACTTCCGCGATGAGCTGGCCTTCCACGGACGACAGATGGGCGGCGCGCAGGTCAAGTACGAGCTGTTCTTGCGCTGGGTCGAGGGCCAGCCCTGGCTCAGCCAGCGGCCCTGGCTGGTCTGGCTAACGCGCGCGATGCCGGTCATCACCTTTGGCAGCGCCATCGCCGACGCGACCGGCCTGCTCGATGTGCCGCTGTGGGCGCTCTCGATCTGGGTTCACATGGCGCTGATCCTGACGGTCGGCAAGCGCGCCGACGAGACGATCGAGCGCGTCTCGGCGCGGCAGAGCGCCGTCCGCATCTACGCCGATCTGTTCCATCTGATCGGCACGCAATCGTTCAGCTCGCCCGCGCTGCGCCGCATCCAGGCCGATCTCACGGCGGGCGGTCTGCGCGCCGACCAGCAGATGCGCCGCCTGGCGCGGATCATGGTCTTCGCCGACTTTCGCTTCTTCCTGCTCTTCTTCCCGATCAACCTGACGACGCTCTGGAACTTTCATGTGCTCTGGTTTCTTGAGCGCTGGCAGCGCACGGCCCACGATCGCGCGCGGATCTGGCTGAATGCCCTCGGCGAGATCGAGGCGCTCGCGGCGCTGGCGACGCTGGCCTACGATCAGCCCGACTGGATCGTTCCCACGATCGTCGAGGGGCAGCCGCCGCAGGTCGTGGCGCGCGGGATCGGCCATCCGCTGCTGGCGGACACAATGCGCGTCGCCAACAACGTGGCGATCGGGCCGCCCGGCACCTTTCTGCTGGTGACAGGCTCGAATATGTCGGGCAAGAGCACGCTGCTGCGGGCGATCGGCACGAATCTGGTG is part of the Herpetosiphonaceae bacterium genome and encodes:
- a CDS encoding PHB depolymerase family esterase translates to MRRNRPHQTAQGRLHARPAEPQQTAPHGLHPLGLDAGRDGLLYVPATYQADRSMPLVVMLHGAGGNARHGLAPLRELADTTGLILLAPEARRQTWDVLFGQYGPDIRFIDQALQQTFSRYAIDPARLAIGGFSDGASYALSVGITNGDLFTHIIAFSPGFMVPDEQRGMPRLFISHGIHDDVLPIDRCSRRIVPQLEQAGYDVRYHEFDGPHTVPLEIAREAVAWFTA